From the genome of Parazoarcus communis, one region includes:
- a CDS encoding thiazole synthase: MHDPLVIAGKSYGSRLLVGTGKYKDFAETREAIDASGTNIVTVAIRRTNIGQNADEPNLLDALPPDQFTILPNTAGCYTAEDAVRTLRLGRELLDGHALVKLEVLGDPKSLFPNMPETLKAAETLVKDGFDVMVYCADDPIQAKMLEEIGCVAIMPLASLIGSGMGILNPWNLRLIIDNARVPVIVDAGVGTASDAAIAMELGCDGVLMNTAIAAASQPVLMASAMKKAVEAGREAFRAGRMPRKFYSADPSSPTTGLIGS, translated from the coding sequence ATCCACGATCCCCTGGTGATTGCCGGCAAGAGCTATGGCTCCCGTCTGCTGGTCGGTACAGGCAAGTACAAGGATTTCGCCGAAACGCGCGAAGCCATTGATGCCAGTGGTACGAACATCGTCACCGTGGCGATCCGGCGCACCAATATTGGCCAGAATGCGGACGAGCCCAACCTGCTCGACGCCCTGCCGCCCGACCAGTTCACCATTCTGCCCAACACCGCCGGCTGCTATACCGCCGAAGATGCGGTGCGCACCCTGCGTCTCGGTCGCGAACTGCTCGACGGCCACGCCCTGGTCAAGCTCGAAGTGCTCGGCGATCCGAAGTCGCTGTTCCCGAACATGCCGGAAACGCTCAAGGCCGCCGAAACCCTGGTCAAGGATGGCTTCGACGTCATGGTGTACTGCGCCGACGATCCGATTCAGGCCAAGATGCTGGAAGAAATCGGCTGCGTCGCCATCATGCCGCTCGCCTCCCTGATCGGTTCCGGCATGGGCATCCTCAATCCGTGGAACCTGCGCCTGATCATCGACAACGCCCGCGTGCCGGTGATCGTCGATGCCGGTGTTGGCACTGCGTCTGACGCCGCAATCGCGATGGAGCTCGGCTGCGACGGCGTGCTGATGAACACCGCCATCGCCGCGGCCAGCCAGCCGGTGCTGATGGCCAGCGCCATGAAGAAGGCCGTCGAGGCCGGTCGCGAGGCCTTCCGTGCAGGACGCATGCCGCGCAAGTTCTATTCGGCCGATCCGAGCTCGCCGACCACGGGGCTGATCGGTTCATGA
- a CDS encoding amino acid ABC transporter ATP-binding protein, with protein MIRIEGMHKWYGEFHVLKDINLSVRQGERIVLCGPSGSGKSTTIRCINRLEEHQQGKIIVDDVELTSDLKHVEAIRREVGMVFQHFNLFPHLTVLENCTLAPLWVRKIPKREAEEIAMEYLNRVKIPEQANKYPGQLSGGQQQRVAIARALCMKPKIMLFDEPTSALDPEMVKEVLDTMIGLAEDGMTMLCVTHEMGFARTVADRVIFMDKGEIVEEAEPEIFFSNPKSERTKLFLGQILNH; from the coding sequence ATGATCCGCATCGAAGGCATGCACAAGTGGTACGGCGAGTTCCACGTGCTCAAGGACATCAACCTGAGCGTACGGCAGGGCGAACGTATCGTGCTGTGCGGCCCGTCCGGTTCGGGCAAGTCGACGACCATCCGCTGCATCAATCGCCTTGAAGAGCATCAGCAGGGCAAGATCATCGTTGATGACGTCGAACTCACTTCCGACCTCAAGCACGTCGAGGCCATCCGCCGCGAAGTCGGCATGGTGTTCCAGCACTTCAACCTTTTCCCGCATCTCACCGTGCTGGAGAACTGCACGCTGGCGCCGTTGTGGGTGCGCAAGATTCCAAAGCGTGAGGCGGAGGAGATCGCGATGGAGTACCTCAACCGGGTGAAGATTCCCGAGCAGGCGAACAAGTACCCGGGCCAGCTTTCGGGCGGTCAGCAGCAACGGGTGGCGATTGCGCGTGCGCTGTGCATGAAACCCAAGATCATGCTGTTCGACGAACCGACTTCGGCGCTCGACCCGGAGATGGTCAAGGAAGTGCTCGACACCATGATCGGACTGGCTGAAGACGGCATGACGATGCTGTGCGTCACCCACGAAATGGGCTTTGCCCGCACCGTGGCCGACCGCGTGATCTTCATGGACAAGGGCGAGATCGTGGAGGAAGCCGAGCCCGAGATCTTCTTCTCCAATCCGAAGTCCGAGCGTACCAAGCTCTTCCTGGGCCAGATCCTGAACCACTGA
- the thiS gene encoding sulfur carrier protein ThiS gives MISIILNGQPETLDDGLTVLALLERRGLVGKRLAVERNGDIVPRARHGETALAEGDRLEIVVAVGGG, from the coding sequence ATGATCAGCATCATTCTCAACGGTCAGCCCGAAACCCTGGACGACGGTCTCACGGTACTTGCCCTGCTCGAGCGGCGGGGGCTCGTTGGCAAACGTCTCGCGGTCGAACGCAACGGCGACATTGTGCCGCGCGCCCGCCATGGCGAAACCGCGCTCGCCGAAGGCGACCGCCTCGAGATTGTGGTCGCGGTCGGGGGCGGCTGA
- the metX gene encoding homoserine O-succinyltransferase MetX produces the protein MIQPQSVGIVAPQTAHFATPLPLRSGGSLPSYDLVYETYGTLNADASNAVLVCHALSGSHHVAGRYADDPDSLGWWDNLVGPGKPLDTRKFFVIGVNNLGSCFGSSGPSSINPATGKPWGAAFPFVTVEDWVDTQARLADRLGIKRFAAVVGGSLGGMQALSWTLQYPDRVAHAAVIASAPKLTAQNIAFNEVARQAILTDPDFHGGNFYDHGVVPVRGLKLARMIGHITYLSDDAMGEKFGRSLRHGKAVYSYDVEFEIESYLRYQGDKFAGFFDANTYLLTTKALDYYDPAFAHAGNLPAALASAEADFLVVSFTTDWRFSPSRSREIVYALLHNRRNVSYAEIDCAAGHDSFLLDEPQYHAVLSAWFDRIKV, from the coding sequence ATGATCCAACCGCAATCCGTCGGCATCGTGGCGCCGCAGACGGCCCACTTTGCAACGCCCCTGCCGCTTCGCAGCGGCGGCTCGCTGCCGAGCTACGACCTGGTATACGAAACCTACGGCACGCTCAACGCCGACGCGTCGAATGCCGTGCTCGTCTGTCACGCGCTGTCAGGCTCGCACCACGTCGCCGGGCGCTACGCGGACGACCCCGACAGCCTGGGCTGGTGGGACAACCTGGTCGGGCCGGGCAAGCCGCTCGACACGCGCAAGTTCTTCGTCATCGGCGTCAATAACCTCGGCAGCTGCTTCGGTTCGAGCGGACCGAGCTCGATCAACCCGGCCACTGGCAAGCCCTGGGGCGCGGCCTTTCCGTTCGTCACCGTGGAAGACTGGGTCGACACCCAGGCCCGCCTCGCAGACCGGCTCGGCATCAAGCGCTTTGCCGCGGTCGTGGGCGGCAGCCTGGGCGGCATGCAGGCGCTGTCGTGGACGCTGCAGTATCCCGACCGTGTCGCCCACGCCGCCGTGATTGCATCGGCCCCCAAGCTCACGGCGCAGAACATCGCTTTCAATGAGGTGGCGCGCCAGGCCATTCTCACCGATCCCGACTTTCACGGCGGCAACTTCTACGATCACGGCGTGGTGCCGGTACGCGGGCTCAAGCTCGCGCGCATGATCGGCCACATCACCTATCTCTCCGATGACGCAATGGGAGAGAAATTCGGTCGCAGCCTGCGTCACGGCAAGGCGGTCTACAGTTACGACGTCGAGTTCGAGATCGAGTCCTACCTGCGCTATCAGGGCGACAAGTTTGCCGGCTTCTTCGACGCCAACACCTATCTGCTGACCACGAAGGCACTGGATTACTACGACCCCGCCTTCGCCCACGCGGGCAATCTGCCTGCCGCCCTGGCCAGCGCCGAAGCCGACTTCCTGGTCGTGTCCTTCACCACCGACTGGCGCTTCTCGCCCTCGCGATCGAGGGAGATCGTCTACGCCCTGCTGCACAACCGGCGCAACGTCAGCTACGCCGAGATCGACTGCGCAGCGGGTCACGACTCCTTCCTGCTCGATGAACCCCAATACCACGCGGTGCTTTCCGCCTGGTTCGACCGCATCAAGGTGTAA
- a CDS encoding amino acid ABC transporter permease — MTTHTFKPSLPPPNMSVGAMGWIRANLFPNWFNSLLTLFALYIVWITIPPILNWAFFSADWIGDNRESCTSGGACWVFIKVRMAQFFYGFYPEELRWRVDLTVLLAIFGAAPLFIKAMPRKLRYGAVFLLAYPVLAYWLLHGGFMGMTLVETSKWGGLMLTLVIAVVGIAGAMPLGILLALGRRSDMPVVRVICVTFIEFWRGVPLITVLFMSSVMLPLFLPEEVNIDKLLRALIAVTLFEAAYVAEVVRGGMQAIPKGQYEAAGAMGLGYWRIMGLVILPQALKLVIPGIVNTFIALFKDTSLVIIIGLFDLFNSIHQATVDPAWLGFATEGYVFAALMFWIFCFGMSRYSMHLERKLDTGHKR; from the coding sequence ATGACTACACATACTTTCAAACCGAGTCTTCCGCCGCCGAACATGTCGGTCGGCGCCATGGGCTGGATCCGGGCGAACCTGTTTCCGAACTGGTTCAACTCCCTGCTCACCCTGTTCGCGCTCTACATCGTGTGGATCACCATCCCACCCATCCTCAACTGGGCGTTTTTCAGTGCCGACTGGATTGGTGACAACCGAGAAAGCTGCACCAGCGGCGGTGCGTGCTGGGTGTTCATCAAGGTGCGCATGGCGCAGTTCTTCTATGGCTTCTACCCGGAGGAACTGCGCTGGCGGGTGGACCTGACGGTGCTGCTGGCCATCTTTGGCGCTGCGCCGCTGTTCATCAAGGCCATGCCGCGGAAGCTGCGTTACGGTGCGGTTTTCCTGCTGGCCTACCCGGTGCTCGCCTACTGGCTGCTCCATGGCGGTTTCATGGGGATGACGCTGGTGGAAACCAGCAAGTGGGGCGGCCTGATGCTGACCCTGGTGATTGCGGTCGTCGGTATCGCGGGCGCCATGCCACTGGGCATCCTGCTGGCACTCGGACGGCGCTCGGACATGCCGGTGGTCAGGGTGATCTGCGTCACCTTCATCGAGTTCTGGCGCGGCGTGCCGCTGATCACCGTGCTGTTCATGTCCTCGGTGATGCTGCCGCTGTTCCTGCCTGAAGAGGTGAACATCGACAAGCTGCTGCGGGCGCTGATCGCGGTCACGCTGTTCGAGGCCGCTTATGTGGCCGAGGTGGTGCGTGGTGGCATGCAGGCGATCCCGAAGGGACAGTACGAGGCCGCCGGAGCGATGGGCCTTGGCTACTGGCGCATAATGGGCTTGGTCATTCTGCCGCAGGCTTTGAAGCTGGTGATCCCTGGCATCGTGAACACCTTCATCGCGCTGTTCAAGGACACCAGCCTGGTGATCATCATCGGCTTGTTCGATCTCTTCAACAGCATCCACCAGGCCACGGTCGACCCCGCGTGGCTCGGCTTCGCGACAGAAGGCTACGTATTTGCGGCCCTCATGTTCTGGATTTTCTGTTTCGGTATGTCCCGCTATTCGATGCACCTCGAGCGCAAGCTCGACACGGGCCACAAGCGTTAG
- the metW gene encoding methionine biosynthesis protein MetW, producing the protein MAAYRYDYEVIAQWIEPGEKVLDLGCGDGSLLKHLIDVRQVQGYGVENDPDKLLACVKNGVNVIQANMDKGLSDFEDGFFDHVIMSLSLQAMHNTQGILAEMLRVGHEAVVSFPNFGYWRHRQSIINGRMPVSESLPHQWFNTPNVRFFTIADFDALCEMNGIAVRERLAFDDGKVVVDEPNFLGSMAVYRLGRD; encoded by the coding sequence ATGGCTGCCTACCGTTATGACTATGAAGTCATCGCCCAGTGGATCGAGCCGGGCGAAAAAGTACTCGACCTCGGCTGCGGCGACGGCAGCCTGCTCAAGCACCTGATCGACGTCCGTCAGGTGCAGGGCTACGGCGTGGAGAACGACCCCGACAAGCTGCTGGCCTGCGTGAAGAACGGCGTCAACGTGATCCAGGCCAACATGGACAAGGGCCTGAGCGATTTCGAGGACGGCTTCTTCGACCACGTGATCATGAGCCTGTCGCTGCAGGCGATGCACAACACCCAGGGCATCCTCGCCGAGATGCTGCGCGTCGGTCACGAGGCCGTGGTGAGCTTTCCCAACTTCGGCTACTGGCGTCACCGCCAGAGCATCATCAACGGCCGCATGCCGGTGTCCGAGAGCCTGCCGCACCAGTGGTTCAACACGCCCAACGTACGCTTCTTCACCATCGCCGATTTCGACGCCCTGTGCGAAATGAACGGCATCGCCGTGCGCGAACGCCTGGCCTTCGACGATGGCAAGGTGGTGGTGGACGAACCGAACTTCCTCGGCAGCATGGCGGTGTACCGCCTCGGGCGCGACTGA